AGTctcaaaccaaaatatttaaggattttaagagTTTTGAACTTCGTCAGGCCAGACCGACGCCTGGACATTTTATCTACCCCAGACCggaatcgattcaaaaatatcaggtccaaaatcaaaaaaaaaaatttacaagtacttATTGGATCCAAAATTATTGTATCCGAAAGAATTAGAACTGAAAAACCCAGCCCAATAAACTCGTAGTCGAAAAAACTGATCCGAATAGACTCTACTCGATAAAAACCTATTCACGCCCgagttaaaaacatgtatataaaaaactatgattttttgtgttctattttgtatattttattttatgatttatttgaaatatcttttgttaacattctttattattttttgtaatatttttaagtaatatgaagatttcaatgtaaaatttagagtttgaaatttttttattttaaattattaatagtttattttaagttattttgtaactttttagatatatatgacagaTTTTGACTAAATTTGATGGTGTTTGGGTATTTTATGTCTTTTTAGATCCTAAATACCCAATCCAAACCTAAAAATTATGGATACAAGGGGCATtgcccccgcgcaagcgcggagttGTGGACagaattcttgtttcttctcaatatttgttagggttattgtaactgtgaattttgcgttttgggttatcattgtttttcaagttttttattgttatagggttagagttgtgatgatgaactgtgtataCACTATTGTTCTCCACTCGTGAAGGACTAaattgtgttagtaatgtgattaatatagttcgtggtgttgcttgctgtgtcactgagacttattgtttgtttgtctttttaatttgttacttgtactcttgagattacataaattatattaaagttgttgagaataccttttgtttctggatattttttctctgttttgttgtgtaagttgtgtgtattaagtaataattttttttattcttattatgttggttatatgtttttttatttttaaacttgttgatTTTACCGAACCTTTACAACAAATagatgaagacttgtagaaataactataaaataagtgATAATTAGTATTTGGGCCTTAaaacgaatatatgtatttatcataagaagacaatagcattgtTCCGTTGACATTGAGCATGTAAGttattttcataagacaagaggaatgagcaggtggagatgttgttgttgCCTTTGTATCtgttgggattgtctcttgtatctgctggtgtggttgtgtttgtttctcttttatttgatgggtaatatgtaaacaaaaatcattgttagttgtatttatcagagtttgtaacttactTTGCTTTTTTggttaggtaatttcactgatctagGTTGtcatcttcgtcttcttcgtaagcatcCGCGAAAGTAAgcttgtaaattgttaaatagctggccatgtagtttgtatttgtttagttggctcaatgtatgtgtcgttgagttttagttgagttgattagtttggtatatttgttttgaagtttatttgtaagattagacagAAAGAGAGGTGGTCGTTAatgattcattttttttggattctagtttttggtgttttgattgtttgggttattgtggttttttttaggctgtaaaataaagatttgtgtaaaattagattgatatGTAAGGGAAATAAATAGACGATCACAAATCTtgggtatgaaatatttttgattattgatgttagcacaatatatacagtaatataaagaaaattatgggttgattgtttcttacggatcaatgaggagacggataacgactcgagttgtttctttggtgggTCAGAGCCCTAGACAGAACGGATTTGtccaaccacatctgcgaggttaaatatcagttatgatatcgaaacataatataaacccagatgcaatatgataatatacctgggagttctaggtttgtgttcgcaatcacttgcaGATTTCGAACAGTCTAATCttgactggagattgatctcaggagcacccgtgatgacttcagcaataatggttagtgagataaaacgaatgaggaatggatgatcagttatcttgtacatgcttgagcacctagcaacctcaaaatgATCGACTTTCACAACGGAAcctgctttcaaagatggcatgtaatgattagcacgtccgacgggagtaaactcatgaatcacaaaatttgcaaataatattattcaacaaagaatcaggaaatcaattaaaacaattatgttaaataagtgtgatagatccAATATTAACTTacattttcatcaaggaagagaaccgtgattcccacaaactccatgtctttcttgaagttcagggaatcccagaagcgaggaagccagaggctatgctctgactactacgaccaagacggagagactcgaaggttgagtgacggacgccaggacgccggtttgaggaacaggagaggcagagagaaacattttttaGAAGATGGTTAAATCTAATAGGAAtaaatgagttttgtggagatacagattgggttcatcaaagatgagaatcatatatatagggtttacagagggggtacaaatcaggaacatttatgatcaagcaatttaagatgtggacatgaagagttcaccggtgaaaaaatagattacgaacagacacacgaTGCAACTCTGTAACTCGGACTTGTTTGAgaaaatgatgaaaagaactcaaACTCATATTAAACGACAACAATTTATAATATGGGAAAACTGTAATTATTGCAAACTTAAGCTTTTTTCATATAAtgtgatgaatctcatttaaaaaagaaactcaTAACACACTTGTAGGTCtgaccctcagaggaagccgaagaagcaagagctttcgaccttcataaatatatattaggttaggccatcaatgtacaaagtatcatttagcttagtgttataaatgttggtgtttatatctcaataactcGGGTTCGAGCTATGGacttgacattttttcacactttttaaaagtggagcCCACAAAACGTtgacgtggcgcgctgaggagtgagcaaaaactcaactattatatataaattttacagatattttaattatagacctgAACCGATCCAGACTaagaagaaccgacccgaacctaAATCAAAAATTTTGCAAATACATATTAGATCCAAATATTTAAGACCTAAATAACTTGAATCCGAAAGGAACCGGCCTGAGCCCGACCCGAAGAATCGAACGCCCAGGCTAATTAACATCCCTAGGGGCCTAAGGCCGTATACTAGCCAAGTTATAAGTTGTTCTTATTTGAGTAGTTTACGGCTGGAGTTACTTTTTCTTGGGTTTTAACGACCTGACATACTTCTCGCTTGAGATATACTTCTTTCTTGCTTTAAGAATTTTACATGCCTAAATTGCCTTCTCAGTAACGTGATTCTGTTTTATTAGTTAGGTATAAAGTAAAAAGCTAGTTATTTTATGTATCATTAGTTAGTTTTAGTTTCCtatatgtaataaaaatatatttttatttagttaaaatttttaCACCCCATATCTTATAcatcaatattttatattgaatatataaatatatatatataaatatatctataaaataaacatatttttttctttttgtttcgacatccatatgtatatatatcaaatatatattaaataaatttttttttatttggtaaaaatatatatcaattgtGGATAAAAAAACATGGTCAATAGAATAATGGATGTGAAAAACATTAACACAAGACGCATGAGAGTTGTTTACGACAGCTGTggtcaaaaacaaatattaatggaATTTGCAAAATTTTACACGACAAAATAAcatcaagaaacaaaaaaacaaagataagaAGTCTGGTAACTAAGTTGTTGTGGTTAAGGTACCCATGGTGCGAGtgtttgtattttttgttaCATGTGGTTAGTGGTTAGTAACATATTCATGTTGTATGGATTGCCAGATTGATGTGTGGTCAGTGATTGGTTGTGTGGTTAGTGGTGAGTGGTTCACAACCACAAATACCGATGTGATTAGTTAGGCTCATACTTTTAGATCTACTCCAGAGGGGATAATCCAAAGCTAAGTTCCTTCTCCTCCACAGATCTCGTGAAAATGATTGTCGCCATCCACCATCAATTCCTAAACGGCAACTTCTCCAGAGATTGCTTTACACACGGTTCGCCGGAACTCCATAAGACCGCCGTCTTCTAACCTGCAACATTTCCGCCGCAGACAGATCTGGTACAAGTCGCATCCAACAACCGTCAAAGACACCGTGCATACCGTCGGAGAGAGCGAAATCAACTGGAGTAGATACACAAGCTAACGACTATTTGTTTTAGTCAAGAGAGACTTCtaggttttttaaaaaaattgataatctAAAACACCgacataaacatattttttatttctttagtttttagatttttttcaggaaaacaaaaaattgataATCTAAAACACCgacataaacatattttttatttctttagtttttagatttttttcaggaaaacaaaaaaaaatattattgacgTTGAGGAGACGAGAAGATTTGTAACGGATGAGATTATTTTTAGTTAGGTAAAATAGAAGGATTTTTTAGTCAATACATCATTGGAAAGTAGACTATATGTCTAAAGTGCCTGTAAACGAAAAGAGAGAGTAGAAAAGTAAGTCGAGGTATTGGCACCTCATTAATAGTTTGAGCCTGAGACCATTCTTCTCCATCCTTAATACTCTTCAGCACAATCTCCTTAGCTGTGAAAGCTCTGTTTTCAAACATCAGAGTATTTCTCGCCTTCCACAGATTCCAAAGGGCCCATGGCCATAATGGGGACGTCACTCCCACAGGTGGTAAAGGGCCAAAGCTGCTCCCTTATTTTATTATCTCTGCGATTGATACGAAGGAGCTTGAAGGTTTTTGTGTTGTCGGGAGTATGCTCCATACCTCCTCCGCTAGAGGGCACTTGAGAAAGACGTGGAGATCGTCTTCTTGTCCATCACACTTTTTACAGTTAAAGCTTGCTATGCCTCTCTTCTCTAAGTTTGCACTAACCGGGATCGCCTTTCTCAATAACTTCCAGAGAAAATCCTTAATTTTCGGCGCAGTTTTAACATTCCAAACATGCTTGAGCCAGTTGAATGGATCATTCTCAGAGTTGCTCGTACCGATGCCTATCATGCCAATGCCATAGCCTGTTTTTGTAGAGTATACCCCTGACTTTTCCGGGATCCAGAACAGAGTATCACACGGGAGTGTGTAGAGCTGGTTTTTATCCTTATATGTCTAAAGTACCTGTAAACGAAAAGAGAGAGTAGAAAAGTAAGTCTTAAGTGtaattttattcttattttatcAACCAAATGAAGGAGAGATGAGATAGTTGTCGTAggaaaaagacaaaagagagatAAACTCATAAAAGTTTGATAGATGGCGTAGTAGTGTAATAGAAGGAGCCATGTGGCGCCTTTAATGTAATGTAATTCCCACAACAGGTCCAAAAACGATTCTACAAGATTCTTCAAATCCAACGTCACATCCAATCTTGAATCTGAGAAGCAAAGCTGAATCTTTACAATCAATTCCCATCTTCTTTCTCTCCATCTATTTCTGGGGTTCATCACAGAAACGGATAGAGAAAGAGATACCCTTCAAGGCTTAGATTCTCTACTTGAATCTGTTTTTGCCAATCCTCTGTTTTCTGAACAGAATATCTTAAAGGctcttgttttgttattttctccGGTAAAGACttcatttttatagaataaACTCTTTAAATTGTTGATCTTATTGTGTTCCACAGAATCACCTAGACTTGTCAAGACAATCTATCGGTGGCATTTGTCTGATGGGTGAAGAGGCAACCGCAAACGATGAAAATGTTGCCAAGACAAAACCAAGTCCAAAGCTGACACTATTGCCTCTAGTATTTCTAATATTCTATGAAGTTTCTGGTGGCCCTTTTGGTGTGGAGGACTCTGTTAAATCAGGTGGGGGTCCTCTCTTAGCCCTTCTAGGCTTCTTGATCTTGCCTCTTATCTGGAGCATACCCGAAGCTCTGATCACAGCAGAGCTCGCGACAAGCTTCCCTGAGAACGGTGGCTACGTGGTTTGGATCTCTTCAGCGTTTGGTCCCTTCTGGGGATTCCAAGAAGGGTTTTGGAAATGGTTCAGTGGTGTAATGGACAATGCTCTCTACCCTGTTCTGTTTCTTGATTACCTGAAACATTCCTTCCCTGTTTTGGACCATGTAGCTGCTCGTGTACCTGCTCTGTTAGGCATTACCTTCTCACTGACGTACTTGAACTACAGAGGGTTGCATATCGTCGGCTTTTCAGCTGTTCTGTTAGCGGTTTTCTCGCTCTGCCCTTTTCTTGTAATGGCTTTGCTTGCGGTTCCTAGGATCAGACCTCAGCGTTGGCTGTTTGTGGATTTCAAGAAAGTTAACTGGAGAGGGTACTTCAATACAATGTTTTGGAATCTGAACTATTGGGACAAGGCTAGTACTCTTGCAGGAGAAGTTGAGAGCCCTGGGGAGACGTTTCCAAAGGCTTTGTTTGGAGCGGTTTTGTTGGTGATGGGGTCGTATTTGATCCCACTTACGGCAGGGACTGGAGCTTTGAGCGAGTCTTCTTCGGGTGAGTGGAGTGATGGGTATTTTGCTGAGGTTGGGATGCTTATTGGAGGTGTTTGGCTCAAGGGATGGATACAAGCTGCTGCTGCAATGTCGAATCTAGGATTGTTTGAAGCTGAGATGAGTAGTGATGCGTTCCAGCTTCTTGGTATGAGCGAGATTGGGATGCTCCCTGCGTTTTTCGCCCAGAGGTTAGTTAGTACGTAAGACTGTGTTTTGGGTATGAATCATTGCCTAGTGCTGGGCATCGGGTTTCCTGTTCGGATTGGGATATTTGGGTTGGGTATATAGAACCCGTTTAGGAACCCAAAACATAGCCGGATTATAATGTATTTTCGGATAATGTCGGGGTCGGGTTtctattttattacaaaacccGAAACATAACCGGACTCTAAATGGTTCGGGTTTAAAaccgaaaaaacaaaaaaaaaaaactagaaaacccTAGTAAAACACGGAAAAACTGGAAAATTGGGTAATTCGGGTTTTAATAATTGTCgatttataaatgatatttttatgtagaattattttaaaattaaaaataacaaatatatttgttaagtAGGAACCCTTtggtttttgtaattttcaattCGGGTCCAGTCTTGGTTTTCAGTTTAGTTCAGGTTGGATAATATGCGCAGGACTAATCACGCCTTTGTAGAACTCTGTTTAACGTTCATTGTGAGTGGCCACAAGTCAAAGTATGGTACACCAACGATCAGTATCCTGTGCTCAGCTACAGTGTTGGGATTTATTAAActcatgtccaactctatattatctgattagtacgatattgtccactttgggccttagACAAGCCCGCatggtttttatttttggtttccttcccaaaatgcctcgtactaattagagttagacatctctttatatattagacacttcttgtctaaacttccaatgtgggactttgATTGACATCTCTCATTCTCCCCCTCAAGTCAAGGACTACACACCTTGTGTCCTTTCCTCTAGCGAATCATCTCGGTGCCTTGTCGCATCTTCGACATTCGACACCCTTAGTCGCAAGGTTACTTTGAGGTGCTTTAAAGATGCTCCCTTTCCACGGAGGAACTTACAGGATCTTTTTGACTAATCTCTGCCGAACCTCCCTTTTCACCTTGAAGAGTCCCCATTCCTACTCGAATGGTgttttggtcttcttgcagatttttttgtcaaaccgttctgataccaattgttgggatttattaaaatcatgtccaactctatattatctgattagtacgatattgtccattTTGGGTCTTAGGCAAGCCCGCatggtttttaattttggtttccttcccaaaaggcctcgtactaattagagttagacatctctttatatattagacacttcttgtctaaacttccaatgtgggacttggATTGACATCTCTCATACAGGAGTCATATTCTGGTCGTGGTTGA
This region of Brassica napus cultivar Da-Ae chromosome C5, Da-Ae, whole genome shotgun sequence genomic DNA includes:
- the LOC106377208 gene encoding probable polyamine transporter At3g19553, which produces MGEEATANDENVAKTKPSPKLTLLPLVFLIFYEVSGGPFGVEDSVKSGGGPLLALLGFLILPLIWSIPEALITAELATSFPENGGYVVWISSAFGPFWGFQEGFWKWFSGVMDNALYPVLFLDYLKHSFPVLDHVAARVPALLGITFSLTYLNYRGLHIVGFSAVLLAVFSLCPFLVMALLAVPRIRPQRWLFVDFKKVNWRGYFNTMFWNLNYWDKASTLAGEVESPGETFPKALFGAVLLVMGSYLIPLTAGTGALSESSSGEWSDGYFAEVGMLIGGVWLKGWIQAAAAMSNLGLFEAEMSSDAFQLLGMSEIGMLPAFFAQRLSKYGTPTISILCSATGVIFWSWLSFQEIIEFLNFLYALGMLLEFAAFVKLRIKKPDLNRPYRIPLNTFGTLLLCLPPSLLVILVMVLAAPKTFLISGVIIVVGFCLYPFLELVKEKRWARFIPEDPRRQVLGVQTESQLDEEHGDESSASLLP